In Papilio machaon chromosome W, ilPapMach1.1, whole genome shotgun sequence, a single genomic region encodes these proteins:
- the LOC123722985 gene encoding LOW QUALITY PROTEIN: CUB and sushi domain-containing protein 3-like (The sequence of the model RefSeq protein was modified relative to this genomic sequence to represent the inferred CDS: inserted 2 bases in 1 codon), translating to MVPVSNHVARGSTGAESINPFGVLHCAPCLATYTCQNGFILFGTPSVTCKLGGTWAGSPPSCKYVDCGTPAQLYKGSFRLLNGTTTYGSIAQFNCEADYWLSGTEFLTCNRDVKWSHDIPTCDLITCADPEVPAGGYMEAYDYNIHSKIDFHCEHGHKLVGESSLICQQDGEWSGDXPKCEYVDCGKLPPMPYGSAELLNGTTHLGSIIQYSCTTNYRLVGPVRRICTEDHQWSDSSPRCEEIRCPEPIVAENSIVSVTGNDRMHGRTLIRTAGSTNAGNTYRIGALVKYPCERGYKVIGESLSTCEDNGQWSGVTPRCQYVDCGNAGRLQNGIVTLATNFTYYGAAALYECDEHWQLDGVSRRLCQDNGTWSSEPPICKEIICTDPSIQIKGSTGLVVVTSSLSIGSEAHYRCERGYSLRGNQTRMCMRRGVWNGSPPVCIPIDCKSPGTIENGRIIISNSSTLFGSSIEYHCMPQYQRVGPFLRKCLDDGKWSGDEPSCELATSEAADSGALPLSVGVGCGIVLFLLMLLALIYLRL from the exons ATGGTACCAGTCTCTAACCACGTTGCCCGGGGGAGCACCGGAGCAGAGAGCATCAATCCATTTGGGGTGTTAC ATTGTGCACCCTGTTTGGCAACCTACACTTGCCAAAATGGATTCATATTGTTTGGTACACct AGTGTAACCTGTAAGCTTGGCGGTACTTGGGCTGGTTCACCGCCTTCTTGCAAGTATGTCGACTGCGGAACACCAGCTCAATTGTATAAGGGTTCCTTCAGACTGCTAAACGGCACCACGACTTATGGCTCTATAGCGCAGTTTAATTGTGAAGCCGACTACTGGTTATCAGGAACTGAGTTCCTTACATGCAACCGAGATGTAAAATGGTCCCACGACATTCCAACATGTGATC tGATTACCTGCGCTGATCCCGAAGTCCCCGCCGGTGGTTATATGGAGGCTTACGACTACAACATACATTCGAAGATTGACTTCCACTGTGAGCACGGGCACAAGCTTGTTGGAGAATCCAGTTTGATTTGCCAACAAGATGGCGAATGGTCTGGGGA TCCGAAATGCGAGT ATGTGGATTGTGGGAAGCTCCCACCAATGCCATATGGATCTGCAGAGCTACTGAATGGCACCACACATTTGGGCAGCATCATCCAATACTCGTGTACAACTAACTACCGCCTAGTGGGGCCCGTGCGGAGAATCTGCACAGAAGATCATCAGTGGAGTGATTCGTCACCCAGGTGTGAAG AAATCCGTTGTCCAGAGCCTATAGTAGCAGAGAACAGCATAGTATCTGTGACGGGTAATGACCGCATGCACGGACGTACACTCATCCGTACAGCAGGCAGCACCAATGCAGGCAATACATACCGCATTGGTGCGCTCGTCAAATACCCTTGCGAGAGAGGGTACAAAGTCATCGGCGAAAGCCTGTCTACCTGCGAGGATAATGGTCAATGGAGTGGGGTCACACCTCGTTGTCAAT ATGTGGACTGTGGCAATGCTGGTCGACTGCAGAATGGTATAGTGACACTGGCGACCAATTTCACATATTACGGTGCTGCAGCTCTATATGAATGCGATGAACATTGGCAACTTGATGGTGTTTCAAGACGATTGTGCCAAGACAACGGAACGTGGAGTTCTGAACCACCAATATGCAAAG AAATAATATGCACGGACCCATCGATCCAGATTAAAGGCAGCACAGGACTTGTTGTAGTTACATCCTCACTCAGTATTGGCAGTGAGGCTCACTATCGCTGCGAACGGGGCTATAGCCTCCGCGGCAACCAGACCAGGATGTGCATGCGAAGAGGAGTGTGGAATGGATCACCACCAGTCTGTATAC CAATCGATTGTAAGTCACCGGGGACGATTGAGAATGGTCGCATCATAATATCGAACAGTTCGACCCTATTTGGAAGTTCTATCGAGTATCACTGCATGCCGCAGTACCAGCGTGTAGGGCCGTTCCTAAGGAAGTGCTTGGACGACGGCAAGTGGTCGGGCGATGAGCCCAGCTGTGAACTAGCAACTAGCGAAGCGGCGGATAGCGGCGCTCTACCGCTTAGCGTTGGTGTGGGCTGCGGCATCGTACTGTTCTTGCTTATGCTGCTCgctcttatttatttacgacTGTGA